DNA from Phragmites australis chromosome 16, lpPhrAust1.1, whole genome shotgun sequence:
AGGTGGAAGACTTCGAGACACTTCCAGAGCTGGAATCTCCGCTTCTCCACGCTTCGCCCTCCTCTCCGCTTCTTGTCCACTCAACTCCCGAGCTGCGCTCATATATCTCCCGCCATTGCGCGTCCCCCCGTGACGAGGCGAGCTCAAGCACGCAGGAAACTAACCACGGGAAAGCGAAGCGAAGCGAGCGAGATGGTGGTGCTCATGGAGGAGTTCCACGGCCTGACGCTGAAGAGGAAGGGCGCGGACGAGCTGGAGCTGTTCGACGTCGGCGGCGACGACCGCTCTGGCTTCCCGCTCTCCTGCCGCGCCACCAAGATGCGAAGGCTGGTGTCTCCCGatggccaccaccaccagaacgCGCCGGCGGTGGGCGGCGTCGTGACGACGACTGGACAGGATGACGTGCCCATGGGCGACGCGCCGGAGCCAGCGCCCGGCGCCAGGGGCGGGGAGGAGACGGCGATGGTGCTGTACGGCGACGCCGCGCGGAGCGTGCCGCGGCTCCGGCCATGGTATTCCCTGCGCGCCGGGGCGGACTGGGTCCGGGCCATGCTCCAGGAGGCCGACAGCCGGACGGTGCGGGAGCTGCTGTCCGGCGCCCACGAACAGGACGCTGAGATGGCGTTGGCCGTCGTCCCGTGGGTGGCACCATCGCCGGCGGAGGAGACAGAGCCGTCCACGCCCTCggaggcggcggacggcggGGACAGCGAGGGCGCGGCGGCGATGGACGTCGAGGAAGACGAAGACCAGGGTCGTCGCTGGACCAGCCAAGCATACGGCAGCTCTGGGACCGGCTGCGGCGAGGGGTACGCGTACCGGTGGCCGCAGCACTGCATGCTGCCGCCGCAGCTGCCGACGGTTGGCCAGGCGAGCCCGGTGACGTGGTCGTGGTAAAACCGAATGGTAGCAGTGGACAGTAGGACAGCCACGTTTGCATTGATTCCAGTTGGAAT
Protein-coding regions in this window:
- the LOC133896414 gene encoding uncharacterized protein LOC133896414, yielding MVVLMEEFHGLTLKRKGADELELFDVGGDDRSGFPLSCRATKMRRLVSPDGHHHQNAPAVGGVVTTTGQDDVPMGDAPEPAPGARGGEETAMVLYGDAARSVPRLRPWYSLRAGADWVRAMLQEADSRTVRELLSGAHEQDAEMALAVVPWVAPSPAEETEPSTPSEAADGGDSEGAAAMDVEEDEDQGRRWTSQAYGSSGTGCGEGYAYRWPQHCMLPPQLPTVGQASPVTWSW